aaagtTCTTCGGTCTCTCctttcataaaataaaaatcagcaTGCGTAGACTTGTGGACCAAGAATATTATAGTGTCCATATATAAGACAAGGCAAGtagttctttcttctccacTAGAAACTAAACACCGCCACATCCTtaagcatttaaaaattgaagatCTGTTTTGGTGGTTTGTGAATCTGTTGGCTCTGGACGTCGATATNNNNNNNNNNNNNNNNNNNNNNNNNNNNNNNNNNNNNNNNNNNNNNNNNNNNNNNNNNNNNNNNNNNNNNgtcgtcctcctcctctctctctctctctctctctctctctctctctctctcacacataTGCAAATCTCTTCTGGATTTTCTCTGTTCATAGTGATCTTTGTgcttgaaactttgaatattTCATTTCCAACTGGATCGATCGATTTCTAGTTTCAGACTATCATATTTCGTGTTGCAGTCCCTATATACGATGACGTACgtaaattgtttgatttgtttctaaGTGGGAATTATACGTACAACTAATTGCGATAACCATGTATTAAAATGGGTGGCCGGTGCAACTTGATAGATTAAACTACTGAAAATTATATGTTGTTGATGCATAAATAGCTAGATTACTGATTGAGAGTATTAACGTGACATGCAGCTTCTAAGTCGAGTGATGCTTGGTTCAATGGCGAGTGTGGTGACGGCGTTAGTAGCTCGACCGGCGGCTACAATCACGACCTTACTTTACCACAGCAATGTCCTCCCTGGGAACTTCGACTCTCGGCGACTGGAGCGTCTGGTTCGACGTGATCGCCTTGTTCGAGACAATTacttcttccattttctcatCAACTTCTTGAGATGCTTTTGGTAGCAACGAACTAATTAACTTGTCTGTAAATGTGGGTTGACCATAGTTGGTCATGTAATTTAGggcttttttgtttgtttgtttataaaagAGGAGGCCTTttgaagttcttttttttttttttttttctaacttTCAAGCATTGTCGTGGTGTAGAAGCAATTAATCCAGTATTGTAAGCTAATGGGTTGAGCATCAAGGTAACCAAATCAAATGGTTCATGGAGAAGAAAAAcgtaccatatatatatatgcagtcaATGTTTTTAGGGGTTTTGGTAGATAAAACTGGGAATTAGTACTAACATACATATGCAGTGGGTGTGTGTCTCTGTCATCAACCGACTGTAGACTTGACGAGGGTGTTTGATGTCATCTTGTCGACAGATGCGGCCATGTCGACCATGTCGTGGAGCAGATTTCTTATTAATTTGCATTTCAGAAACAGCCAGGGCTGAGAAACCAAGATCTAGTGTaatcgagaaaaaaaaataaggaaaaagaaaccaagatCTAGCTCCATATAGTATTTGCTAACACAACGAAATTTAAAaacgagaaaaagaagaaggaatttggaaaaaaaaaacttgtgcTCGGATTAGTATGTGCGTATGCTCATGATGAATTGAGAGTCTTTATAATATGTCAAATTCACCATCTATAAAACTGTTATGCTTGATCACTCATCAAAATGAGCTAATCCTACAACTAAGGACCCATGAACTGCAGATCAAACATAGAACACAGAGAGACAACAATCAAGCTTTCTGTAGTGCAATGTCTTTATTTTCACCAGTCTCGTCCCATATCTAGTGACTAGTGCCTTCGTGGTTGTGACGTGgtttacatgcatgcatggaccTGTCTTTTACTTAATGGTACACTACACTAGCCTCTCCCGTTTGGCAAGCCTCCTCCTATGGAATTTATGCATATTTAGAAGCTATTTAGAAATGGTATCCATATCTCAGACTTTCTTTGCCAAGAAAATCACCATCTCTAATATGCGAGCGTGTAAATACACGACCACCATCTAAAGAAAACGGTATCTATATCTTAGACTTTCTTGGCAAAGAAAATCACCATCTCAGATATGCTATTTACTACCATGCCTCAATTGTTTCCTACCTAGCTAGGTTGTTTACTGCACTTATTATCATCTGATTCTGATCTTATCTTCATTTCCCCCTTGTATTCAAACTACCCTCACACCAACCCCCTCCCTTAGCATCAACATGGGCAACTCGGTACTTTCACTTCGTAACCTTCGTCTTCTCCAAGACCTATAAGATGAACCCCAGTTGCTCATTCTCATCAGTGGCAACCAGAGCAAACAATCACTGACAATATATACCAATGGCGTCCACCCACGAAGTCCAAGTGAAGATCTCCTCCGCCAAAGACCTCAAGAACGTCAACTGGAGACACGGCCCCGTCAAGCCCTACGCCGTCGCGTGGGTCGAGCCGAGCAACAAATGCTCCACCAAGGTCGACGAGCACGGCGACACCTCACCCGAATGGGACGAGACCTTGATCATCCCTATCCCCGGTCCTGTCAACAACGACACCACTCTCTACATCGACATCGTGCATGCCGGAACCGAGCCTGACACCAAGCAGCTGGTGGGATCGGCTAGGCTCCCGCTGCGCGACGTTGTCGATGACGTCGGGTACGACGAGCGCTCTAGTCGCACTCTGACCATCAAACGGCCCTCCGGTAGGCCTCAGGGTAAGGTGGACGTCAAGGTTACGGTGAGGGAGCCGCGTTACCGTGCGCCGGAGCCGTACTATGGACCGCCTTATGGTGTCCCACCTGCAGGCTCTGGAGGTTACCGTGCTCCACCGCCGCCGCATGCGTATGGCGATCCGTACGCTgcaccaccgccgccgccgccggtgtATGGTGGGATGTACTCATCACAGGCTTCAAGGTATCCCTACAATGCGGCTGCGGCAGCGTACGGTCAGCCAGCTCAGGCGAGTTATGGTCAAGTGCAGTACGGgcaggaggagaagaagaagagcgagTTTGGTGGGATGGGAACAGGATTGGCTGTGGGGGCGGTAGCGGGGGCACTGGGTGCGTTTGCGTTGGCGGAGGGAGTTGATTATGTGGAGGATAAAATTGCAGATGACGTGGCGGAGAAGGTGGTGGAGGATCTGAGCTACTATGGCGACGATGACTTCTAAATGGTTGTGGATGCACAGTCACCGAGTCCAGTAGCCTGTGGCTCATTTTGACGTGGGTTGCATGATGGTCGACTGTGCATTTGATCAGCttgtctttgtttgttttctaggCTCGTTGGCTCTTTGTTTTCAATAATGGATATAATGCAAATGATAATCGAATAGGTTAGACCAATAATGTACCTGAATGAATGGTGCAGGATTCCA
This DNA window, taken from Fragaria vesca subsp. vesca unplaced genomic scaffold, FraVesHawaii_1.0 scf0512907, whole genome shotgun sequence, encodes the following:
- the LOC101294323 gene encoding uncharacterized protein LOC101294323; this encodes MASTHEVQVKISSAKDLKNVNWRHGPVKPYAVAWVEPSNKCSTKVDEHGDTSPEWDETLIIPIPGPVNNDTTLYIDIVHAGTEPDTKQLVGSARLPLRDVVDDVGYDERSSRTLTIKRPSGRPQGKVDVKVTVREPRYRAPEPYYGPPYGVPPAGSGGYRAPPPPHAYGDPYAAPPPPPPVYGGMYSSQASRYPYNAAAAAYGQPAQASYGQVQYGQEEKKKSEFGGMGTGLAVGAVAGALGAFALAEGVDYVEDKIADDVAEKVVEDLSYYGDDDF